The following coding sequences lie in one Treponema socranskii subsp. buccale genomic window:
- a CDS encoding IS110 family transposase: MESITQNEKVLYVGIDVHKDTYALCCFDFQRNELRDEMIVKGTTKAVISYLEAIKQKHREELLFVCGYEAGPTGYGLCRGLQQAGFGCVVMAPTTMANPEGKRRVKTDRIDARAIARILAYKSYRQVYLPSEAMEALKEYTRARDAKKRMYIP, encoded by the coding sequence ATGGAAAGTATAACACAAAACGAAAAAGTTTTGTATGTAGGGATTGATGTTCATAAGGACACGTATGCACTGTGTTGCTTTGATTTCCAGCGGAATGAACTTAGAGATGAAATGATCGTTAAGGGGACAACAAAAGCAGTGATAAGCTATTTGGAGGCAATAAAGCAGAAGCATCGGGAAGAACTACTGTTTGTCTGCGGCTATGAAGCGGGACCGACAGGGTATGGACTTTGCCGGGGATTGCAGCAAGCAGGCTTTGGATGCGTTGTCATGGCACCGACAACAATGGCAAATCCGGAGGGGAAAAGACGTGTAAAAACCGATAGAATAGACGCAAGAGCAATAGCACGGATTCTTGCATATAAATCGTACCGACAGGTATATCTTCCCAGTGAAGCAATGGAAGCATTAAAGGAATATACAAGAGCGAGAGATGCGAAGAAGCGAATGTATATTCCTTGA
- a CDS encoding desulfoferrodoxin family protein — translation MQFYICRHCGTIVSMIHKGGCLPSCCGKEMQELKANTTDAAQEKHVPVITVKGSEVHVAVGSVAHPMEADHYIQWIAIETEQGVQRKTLKPGEKPEASFALASGDKLIAAYEYCNKHGLWTAKA, via the coding sequence ATGCAATTTTATATATGCAGACATTGCGGCACAATCGTCAGCATGATTCACAAGGGAGGCTGCCTTCCGTCCTGCTGCGGAAAAGAGATGCAGGAGCTCAAAGCGAATACAACCGATGCTGCGCAGGAAAAGCACGTGCCGGTCATCACGGTAAAAGGCAGCGAAGTTCACGTTGCCGTCGGTTCCGTAGCTCATCCGATGGAAGCCGATCACTATATTCAGTGGATTGCGATAGAAACCGAACAGGGCGTCCAGCGTAAAACGCTTAAACCCGGAGAAAAGCCCGAAGCGTCGTTTGCGCTCGCCTCAGGCGACAAATTGATTGCGGCATACGAGTATTGCAATAAACACGGACTTTGGACGGCAAAAGCCTAA
- a CDS encoding LD-carboxypeptidase → MIKKVAIISLSSGILGEPFVRHEVKIGMKRLHDYGLEVVTTENALKGITYLSEHPESRAKDLLNALNDKSVDMILCAIGGDDTYRLLPYLFENDELKKAVENNKKIFLGYSDATINHFMLHKAGLHTFYGQAFLPDICELDTEMLPYTSKYFEELIRTGTIREIRPSEYWYEERKSFDESQIGVPKNKHKNLGFELLQGSAAFNGQILGGCIESVYDMLDNSRYSDTVDLCTKYNLFPAPDDWTNKILIAIILSL, encoded by the coding sequence TTGATAAAAAAGGTAGCAATAATAAGTCTTTCAAGCGGAATTCTCGGAGAACCGTTTGTTCGGCATGAAGTAAAGATTGGGATGAAAAGGCTCCATGATTACGGTCTTGAAGTCGTTACTACTGAAAATGCCTTAAAAGGAATCACGTATTTGTCCGAGCACCCTGAATCAAGGGCAAAGGATTTGTTAAATGCTTTGAACGATAAATCCGTAGATATGATTTTATGTGCGATAGGCGGAGATGATACATACCGTCTTTTACCGTATCTTTTTGAAAACGATGAGCTTAAAAAAGCTGTTGAAAATAATAAAAAAATATTTTTAGGCTATTCCGATGCAACAATAAATCATTTTATGCTGCATAAAGCAGGTTTACATACTTTTTACGGTCAGGCCTTTCTTCCGGATATTTGTGAACTTGATACTGAGATGCTTCCGTATACGAGTAAGTATTTTGAAGAATTGATTCGTACCGGAACGATAAGGGAAATACGGCCGAGTGAATATTGGTATGAAGAAAGAAAATCATTCGATGAATCTCAAATCGGTGTTCCCAAAAATAAACATAAAAATTTAGGCTTTGAACTTTTACAAGGCAGTGCTGCATTTAACGGGCAAATTTTAGGCGGCTGCATAGAATCCGTTTATGATATGCTTGATAATTCCCGTTATTCCGACACAGTTGATTTGTGTACAAAATATAATTTATTTCCGGCACCGGACGATTGGACGAATAAAATTCTTATAGCTATTATTCTATCTTTATAA
- a CDS encoding DUF1697 domain-containing protein, translated as MDYIALLRGINVGNSVKINMKELKILFEQCGFSNVSTYINSGNVIFKSHDKKNSITENIEKALHITTGNEVKVLVKTKSEMVKIANSIPGDWQNNDDQKTDVAYLFKSIDTENIINELPIKKEYIQLLYVKGALIWNVRRKDYNKSHLNKIISHKVYKDMTIRNVNTARYLATY; from the coding sequence ATGGATTATATAGCATTGCTCAGAGGGATCAATGTCGGAAACTCGGTAAAAATCAATATGAAAGAATTGAAAATATTGTTTGAGCAATGCGGTTTTTCAAACGTTTCAACATACATCAATTCCGGGAATGTGATTTTTAAATCACATGATAAGAAAAACAGTATCACGGAGAATATTGAAAAAGCATTACATATAACGACCGGGAATGAAGTAAAAGTATTGGTAAAGACAAAAAGTGAGATGGTGAAAATAGCAAACAGCATCCCCGGTGATTGGCAAAATAATGATGATCAAAAAACCGATGTAGCGTATTTATTTAAATCAATAGATACTGAAAACATAATAAATGAATTGCCGATAAAAAAGGAATATATACAATTACTATATGTTAAGGGTGCGTTAATTTGGAATGTTCGACGAAAAGATTATAATAAAAGTCATTTGAATAAAATAATATCGCATAAAGTATATAAAGATATGACTATACGAAATGTTAATACGGCTCGGTATCTTGCAACGTACTGA
- a CDS encoding PfkB family carbohydrate kinase has translation MKFICFGEILFDIFKDSARIGGAPLNVAAHFQKLGATGTIVSAVGDDELGRSALDTVKKFGIGSEHIHISEFPTGKAEVFLVDGIADYAFNEPCAWDDIKISDELKGPFDVLCYGTLAQRSEQNRKALCRIWDSLDVPVRFFDVNIRKNFYSKEIIDQGLLHATIVKMNNDEIPVIANAADIGKKNFDETIAELFHRYPLDIILVTLGKKGSVCCTKDGKIFRQNCKDITVVDTVGAGDSLSAGFLYMMLKGAPLQQALAFGSTLADYVCAHQGAIPEYDEELLNKFHYVQDKEDTF, from the coding sequence ATGAAATTTATCTGTTTCGGAGAAATACTTTTTGACATATTCAAAGATTCGGCGCGAATCGGAGGCGCCCCGTTAAATGTGGCCGCGCATTTTCAAAAACTCGGCGCAACGGGAACTATCGTCAGCGCGGTAGGAGACGACGAACTGGGGCGGTCGGCGTTGGACACCGTTAAAAAATTCGGAATAGGCTCCGAGCATATTCATATAAGCGAATTTCCTACCGGAAAGGCCGAAGTTTTTCTTGTCGACGGAATAGCCGACTACGCTTTTAACGAGCCGTGCGCTTGGGACGACATAAAAATTTCCGATGAGCTAAAAGGACCGTTTGACGTTCTATGTTACGGAACTCTTGCACAGCGCAGCGAACAAAACCGAAAAGCCCTCTGCCGAATATGGGACTCTCTTGACGTACCTGTAAGATTTTTCGACGTAAATATCCGTAAAAATTTTTACAGCAAGGAAATAATCGATCAAGGGCTTCTACATGCCACCATCGTTAAAATGAATAACGATGAAATTCCCGTTATAGCGAACGCCGCAGACATCGGTAAAAAGAATTTCGATGAAACGATAGCGGAGCTTTTTCACCGATACCCGCTCGATATAATCTTAGTAACTCTCGGAAAAAAAGGTTCGGTTTGCTGTACGAAGGACGGAAAAATTTTCCGGCAGAACTGTAAAGACATAACCGTCGTAGATACGGTCGGCGCCGGAGACAGTTTATCCGCAGGTTTTTTGTACATGATGCTTAAAGGTGCTCCTTTACAGCAGGCGTTGGCTTTCGGATCAACCCTTGCGGATTATGTCTGTGCGCATCAAGGCGCAATTCCCGAATACGACGAAGAGCTTTTAAATAAATTTCACTACGTCCAAGATAAAGAAGATACTTTTTAA
- a CDS encoding alpha/beta hydrolase gives MHKKIESLYRFHITASRFFANGKKIIKTNMCRARTVCTVLFIVFSALPLSASRRAVFLWQGVRSMKNCDSVMFMSRPENANGAALIICPGGSYHHLGMYNEGHCTAKRFNALGVTTFVLRYRVAQGGAHHPAQLEDIQRAIQLVRENARDYGIDPDRVGAIGFSAGGHLVTMAGAFAERGNELAKLGIDVKVSLRPDFVMAIYPVVSMRDDIANKWSRKSLLGKNMSEERKERFSMEKQIPSTMPPTYILACRDDPVVKFENSRLLYAALKAKNIPCRFAQYETGGHGFGMLEGAFMKETHWNEDMEAWLKDRMASFESISQ, from the coding sequence ATGCATAAAAAAATCGAAAGCTTGTATCGTTTCCATATAACGGCATCCCGCTTCTTTGCAAACGGTAAAAAAATTATTAAAACAAATATGTGCCGCGCTCGTACGGTATGTACGGTTCTTTTTATTGTCTTTTCCGCCCTTCCCCTCTCCGCTTCCCGCCGCGCCGTTTTTTTGTGGCAGGGCGTGCGGAGCATGAAAAACTGCGATTCGGTTATGTTTATGAGCAGGCCAGAAAACGCAAACGGGGCAGCTCTCATCATTTGTCCCGGCGGAAGCTATCACCACTTGGGTATGTACAATGAAGGGCACTGTACTGCAAAGCGTTTCAACGCGCTCGGCGTTACGACTTTCGTACTGCGCTACCGCGTCGCCCAAGGAGGCGCTCATCACCCCGCCCAACTCGAAGACATACAGCGGGCGATCCAGCTCGTACGCGAAAACGCACGCGACTACGGCATCGATCCCGACAGAGTCGGCGCAATCGGTTTTTCCGCAGGCGGACACTTAGTGACGATGGCAGGCGCCTTTGCCGAACGCGGCAACGAACTTGCAAAGCTCGGTATCGATGTGAAAGTAAGCCTGCGTCCCGACTTCGTCATGGCGATCTATCCCGTCGTTTCGATGCGCGACGATATCGCAAACAAGTGGTCGCGGAAAAGCCTGCTCGGGAAAAATATGAGCGAAGAACGAAAAGAACGCTTTTCCATGGAAAAGCAAATCCCTTCGACAATGCCGCCGACATACATCCTCGCCTGCCGCGACGATCCCGTCGTTAAATTCGAAAACAGCCGTCTCCTGTACGCCGCTCTCAAAGCGAAAAATATACCGTGCCGCTTTGCGCAATACGAAACGGGCGGACACGGCTTCGGTATGCTCGAGGGCGCCTTTATGAAAGAGACACACTGGAACGAAGACATGGAGGCGTGGTTAAAAGATCGAATGGCAAGTTTTGAAAGTATCAGCCAATAA
- a CDS encoding type II toxin-antitoxin system RelE/ParE family toxin produces the protein MEFVKVKPLQKKVYEIKSNELRSLFKYKEGRIIVIGVVFVKKTQKTPKETIKLAEKRLKEV, from the coding sequence ATCGAGTTTGTAAAAGTAAAGCCTCTTCAGAAAAAGGTTTATGAAATTAAATCAAATGAACTCAGGTCTTTATTTAAGTACAAAGAAGGAAGAATTATTGTAATAGGAGTTGTGTTTGTAAAGAAAACACAGAAAACTCCAAAAGAAACTATAAAACTTGCGGAAAAACGTTTGAAGGAGGTCTGA
- a CDS encoding NUDIX hydrolase: MEVDCCFTNENNWFRYRTGAIIIEDSCILFAENKSFNYLYTIGGGVHINETSESCVKREVLEETGIEYEIDHLSVICENFFKGHGRHDNKNCHCLELYFFMKSKGSKKLNENSINADGEKEFLRWIPLNEIKTANIRPSFLKDKIYEIIESKNAFHIITDIDK, encoded by the coding sequence ATGGAAGTAGATTGTTGTTTTACTAATGAAAATAACTGGTTCAGATATAGAACTGGAGCAATTATTATTGAAGATAGTTGTATTCTTTTTGCAGAAAATAAAAGCTTTAATTATCTATACACAATCGGCGGCGGTGTTCATATAAATGAAACTTCTGAATCATGTGTAAAGAGAGAAGTTCTTGAAGAAACGGGGATTGAATACGAGATTGACCATCTTTCTGTAATTTGTGAGAACTTTTTTAAAGGACATGGCAGACATGATAATAAAAACTGTCATTGTCTTGAATTATATTTTTTCATGAAAAGCAAAGGCTCTAAAAAATTGAATGAGAATTCTATAAATGCAGATGGCGAAAAAGAATTTTTAAGATGGATACCATTAAATGAAATTAAGACAGCAAATATAAGACCATCTTTTCTTAAAGATAAAATCTATGAAATTATTGAAAGTAAAAATGCTTTCCATATTATTACAGACATAGATAAGTAA
- a CDS encoding HAD family hydrolase: MTMKTFAAVIFDMDGVLLDSETVCDLVWRKAAKECGIADIEYLIEKNRGCNYADTRASLEHDLQSVSAADRFMNRTAELFNKIETEEGLPSMKGAREALEYLTKKGYRVALASSTEGDAVRRQMKNAGFIDFFETLTTGDTVARGKPDPEIYERACASLGLSPDVCCAIEDSPNGMRSAYGAGLSCIMVPDKIAPDDEMKKIAMCILPSLDAIGTVL, encoded by the coding sequence ATGACGATGAAAACTTTTGCCGCAGTGATTTTCGATATGGACGGGGTTTTGCTCGACAGCGAAACCGTCTGCGACCTTGTGTGGCGTAAAGCGGCAAAAGAGTGCGGCATTGCCGATATCGAGTATCTTATCGAAAAAAACCGCGGATGCAATTATGCCGATACCCGTGCCTCGCTCGAACACGATTTGCAAAGCGTATCCGCGGCCGATAGATTTATGAATCGTACCGCGGAGCTTTTTAATAAAATCGAAACGGAAGAGGGGCTTCCTTCGATGAAAGGCGCGCGTGAGGCGCTTGAATATTTGACAAAAAAAGGCTACCGCGTCGCGCTTGCCTCTTCCACCGAGGGAGATGCCGTACGCCGTCAGATGAAAAACGCCGGCTTTATCGATTTTTTCGAAACGCTTACGACAGGCGATACGGTCGCTCGCGGAAAACCGGATCCCGAAATCTACGAGCGCGCCTGCGCATCGCTCGGTCTTTCGCCCGATGTCTGCTGTGCGATCGAAGATTCGCCGAACGGTATGCGGAGCGCGTACGGAGCGGGACTTTCGTGCATCATGGTGCCCGATAAAATTGCGCCCGACGATGAAATGAAAAAAATCGCGATGTGCATATTACCGTCTCTCGACGCAATCGGCACGGTTTTGTAA
- a CDS encoding HD domain-containing protein: protein MDSSEKRKLIINKINYCEKNGRFSLEKEFIQHGNFSVYRHSISVAILSLDIASKFNLRVDYDSLVRGALLHDYFLYNWHTHKTFPCAHGFAHPFIALKNAKEDFSLTNHEKDIIVHHMFPLVPLPPLTPEGWIVCISDKICAGYETVYAIGIALKKMVYLIYLQTKKLFVL from the coding sequence ATGGATTCGTCGGAAAAACGGAAATTAATTATTAATAAAATCAATTACTGTGAAAAGAACGGCAGATTTTCACTTGAAAAAGAATTTATTCAGCATGGTAATTTTTCAGTTTATAGGCACAGCATTAGTGTTGCAATTTTGAGTTTGGACATTGCAAGTAAATTTAATCTTCGAGTTGACTATGATAGTTTAGTTCGGGGCGCACTGCTGCATGATTATTTTCTATATAATTGGCATACGCATAAAACTTTTCCTTGTGCTCATGGATTTGCACATCCGTTTATTGCCTTAAAAAATGCGAAGGAAGATTTTTCTCTTACCAATCATGAAAAAGATATAATAGTGCATCATATGTTTCCTTTGGTTCCGTTGCCGCCGCTCACACCGGAAGGCTGGATAGTTTGTATTTCAGACAAGATATGTGCCGGCTATGAAACTGTCTATGCAATAGGAATAGCTTTGAAAAAAATGGTATATTTAATTTATTTACAAACAAAAAAGCTGTTTGTATTGTGA
- a CDS encoding type II toxin-antitoxin system Phd/YefM family antitoxin: protein MNAINVTQARAHLFQLIANVNLNSEPITLTNSKGKNAVLIGEDDWNAIQETLYLNSVSGLYDSLKKGMETSLEHCISENDVNW, encoded by the coding sequence ATGAATGCAATAAATGTAACGCAGGCAAGAGCACATCTTTTTCAATTGATTGCTAATGTAAATCTTAATTCAGAACCAATTACGCTAACTAACAGTAAAGGAAAAAATGCTGTTCTTATTGGAGAAGATGACTGGAATGCTATTCAAGAAACATTGTATTTGAATTCTGTTTCCGGACTGTATGATTCATTAAAAAAAGGTATGGAGACTTCTTTGGAGCATTGTATATCTGAAAACGATGTTAATTGGTAA
- a CDS encoding transglycosylase domain-containing protein, whose protein sequence is MKLAVSKKNIKSLIIKMFFSLLLFMLLCCLCVYIFLNIYINKKGIKIKYENIKNETTIELTEKQIEIVSYIYTNDKNPKLRKLPLITDFVFSKNKMAYIMATFYFEKNDERNKKIRTMDRRIIIFGTMRNIEKNINYKDCYNYIISNTYFGNGIIGLADASEFYFDKDYNYLSNEEFIKLILTAINPSRYNIKLGNKRLIEEKVNEISKYINE, encoded by the coding sequence ATGAAGTTGGCCGTAAGTAAAAAAAATATAAAATCTTTAATTATAAAAATGTTTTTTTCTTTACTTTTATTTATGTTATTATGTTGTTTGTGTGTATATATTTTTTTGAATATATATATTAATAAGAAAGGTATAAAAATAAAGTATGAGAATATAAAAAACGAAACTACAATTGAACTGACTGAAAAGCAAATAGAGATCGTAAGTTATATTTACACGAATGATAAAAATCCGAAATTAAGAAAACTTCCTTTAATTACGGATTTTGTTTTTTCAAAAAATAAAATGGCATATATAATGGCAACATTTTATTTTGAAAAGAATGATGAAAGAAATAAAAAAATTAGAACAATGGATCGGAGAATTATAATTTTCGGAACTATGAGAAATATTGAAAAAAATATTAATTATAAAGATTGTTATAATTATATAATTTCAAATACCTATTTTGGAAACGGAATAATCGGACTTGCTGATGCATCTGAATTTTATTTTGATAAAGATTATAATTATTTAAGCAATGAAGAATTTATAAAATTAATACTAACTGCAATAAATCCAAGCAGGTATAATATAAAACTTGGAAATAAAAGGCTTATAGAAGAAAAAGTTAACGAGATTTCCAAGTATATAAACGAATAA
- a CDS encoding PIN domain-containing protein: protein MSKVFIDTNILVYTLNSTDSYKQTKAREIMEKVVDFHQPVISTQVLKEFYVVATTKLKADRIIVKNIIHNFCNIEIVQNDLELIEQAIDISVISQLSFWDSLIIAAAEKAKCEFIISEDLNPGQTYRGVMVINPFKEDVF from the coding sequence GTGTCTAAAGTATTTATTGATACCAATATACTTGTTTATACACTTAACTCAACAGATTCATATAAGCAGACTAAAGCTCGGGAAATAATGGAGAAAGTCGTAGATTTTCATCAGCCGGTAATATCAACACAAGTACTTAAAGAATTCTATGTAGTTGCAACAACTAAATTGAAGGCGGATCGAATAATTGTCAAAAATATTATACACAATTTTTGTAATATTGAAATTGTTCAAAATGATTTGGAACTGATAGAACAAGCAATAGATATCAGTGTCATTTCACAATTATCATTTTGGGATTCATTGATAATAGCTGCTGCAGAGAAAGCAAAATGTGAATTTATTATTTCCGAAGATTTAAATCCGGGACAGACATATCGTGGAGTAATGGTAATAAATCCATTTAAAGAAGATGTGTTCTAA
- a CDS encoding transposase, protein MSRGVSDKITFKPYNQHEQWLLPPSLDELVPENHFVRIVSKTVDELGIEEVFAKYTKGGGASRYNPVMLVKVLIYCYMTRTYSSRQIAKQCRENVQVMWLTGFQKPDFRTINKFRSEKLKDSIEEIFIATVQLLNKKGYVSLEKYFVDGTKIESAANKYTFVWKKAVEKNEKKLDEKLKVFLNDVEEITRKEDQVYGDKDFAETGTDDPVTSEDIKEAAEKIKQRLAEINNLDAEELKDVKKN, encoded by the coding sequence ATGAGCAGAGGAGTAAGCGATAAAATCACATTCAAGCCGTACAATCAGCATGAACAGTGGCTTTTGCCACCGAGCCTGGATGAACTTGTACCGGAAAATCATTTTGTAAGAATTGTTAGTAAAACAGTAGACGAGCTTGGGATAGAAGAAGTATTTGCAAAATATACGAAAGGAGGCGGAGCAAGCCGTTATAATCCTGTGATGCTTGTGAAGGTATTGATTTATTGCTACATGACAAGAACCTATTCTTCACGGCAGATTGCAAAGCAGTGCCGTGAAAATGTACAGGTAATGTGGCTGACAGGATTTCAGAAACCGGACTTCCGGACAATTAATAAATTCCGAAGTGAAAAATTAAAAGACTCAATCGAAGAAATCTTTATCGCGACGGTACAGCTCCTGAATAAAAAAGGCTATGTCAGTCTTGAGAAATATTTTGTAGACGGAACAAAAATCGAAAGTGCTGCAAATAAATACACCTTTGTCTGGAAAAAGGCTGTTGAGAAAAACGAGAAAAAGCTCGATGAGAAGCTCAAGGTATTTCTGAATGATGTAGAAGAAATCACTCGTAAAGAAGATCAAGTTTACGGGGATAAGGATTTTGCAGAAACAGGAACTGATGATCCTGTAACAAGCGAAGATATAAAGGAAGCAGCCGAAAAAATCAAACAGAGACTTGCCGAAATAAATAACCTTGATGCTGAAGAATTAAAAGACGTAAAAAAAAACTGA
- a CDS encoding EXLDI protein — translation MEYEEIKLNVSNDKISEYKVFYGIKLYSDVFTSEDKKTLTSKRIYSTKKKNYVYYERTDVNWNYWSGKRKYDSNFDTNEMKRNTVFEVSQDLNSFSKYLDEKIIKKLILKEKNGEIVERLDI, via the coding sequence ATGGAGTATGAAGAAATTAAACTAAATGTTTCCAATGATAAAATCAGCGAATACAAAGTTTTTTATGGAATAAAGCTGTATTCTGATGTTTTTACATCTGAAGACAAAAAGACATTGACATCTAAAAGGATTTATAGTACTAAAAAGAAAAATTATGTTTACTATGAAAGAACAGATGTGAATTGGAATTATTGGAGTGGTAAGAGAAAATATGATTCTAATTTTGATACAAATGAAATGAAACGAAATACCGTATTTGAGGTATCACAGGACTTAAATTCGTTTTCAAAGTACCTTGATGAAAAGATTATTAAAAAGCTCATACTGAAAGAAAAAAATGGAGAGATCGTAGAAAGATTGGATATATAG
- a CDS encoding TIR domain-containing protein has protein sequence MKKNERINKVIKTIDLLIEELNRKNTDNYFAYKNTLRLLVFKNGFELEDLFREYIPAEKLGLFDTVFRTFVSNPSFMGNHEEVVQMLLGAKQLIKDYCQYKNLHVFYSWQSDIANNINRGFIQKAIQDAIEEINQEKKLEIFLDQDTRGECGSPDIVNTILRKIDNSDVFIADVSSISNNDKKSFPNPNVMFELGYAYKTLGDSRIIMVYNESSGDINNLPFDLGLKRQMVYKCSDSDEKSKLREGLKTKIKSAIIGILEAM, from the coding sequence ATGAAGAAAAATGAAAGAATAAACAAAGTTATAAAAACTATTGATTTACTAATAGAAGAATTGAATCGGAAAAATACTGATAACTATTTTGCATACAAAAATACTTTACGATTGTTAGTTTTTAAGAACGGATTTGAATTAGAAGATTTATTTCGAGAATATATTCCAGCTGAAAAACTTGGGCTATTTGATACTGTTTTTCGTACATTTGTTAGTAATCCATCTTTCATGGGTAATCATGAAGAAGTAGTTCAAATGTTACTCGGGGCTAAGCAACTCATTAAAGATTATTGCCAATATAAAAATCTTCATGTTTTTTACTCTTGGCAATCAGATATTGCAAATAATATCAATCGCGGATTCATACAGAAAGCTATTCAGGATGCTATTGAAGAAATCAATCAAGAAAAAAAATTGGAGATATTTCTAGATCAAGACACTCGTGGAGAGTGCGGCTCTCCCGATATTGTCAATACAATATTAAGAAAAATAGACAACTCAGATGTTTTTATTGCGGATGTAAGTTCTATTAGTAATAACGATAAAAAATCATTCCCTAATCCAAATGTTATGTTTGAGTTAGGATATGCTTATAAAACTTTGGGTGATAGTAGAATTATTATGGTATACAATGAATCAAGCGGTGATATAAATAATCTTCCATTTGATTTGGGATTGAAAAGGCAAATGGTTTATAAGTGTTCTGACTCGGATGAAAAAAGTAAATTACGTGAAGGTCTCAAGACAAAAATAAAATCAGCAATAATTGGAATTTTAGAAGCAATGTAA
- a CDS encoding transposase, with product MRMKEDHMLNGQLKPGYNIQVGTENNFVIGYDVFPNPTDTRTFIPHLENVQNRLKCKFKTVIADAGYGSEENYDYLEEKEITGIVKYPSYEKETKRSFKKKIFNAENWKYDAEQKEYTCPCGNPVPYKKTVTKKNESGYMQTYEVYRCDNCEGCPFRALCTKSEYGRMVQRNEHRLEQKAKVKELLATYEYKKLMKERSTECETVFGQIKGNLHFRRFYLRGNEKVGTEWGLLMIG from the coding sequence ATGCGAATGAAAGAAGATCATATGCTCAACGGGCAGCTCAAGCCCGGCTACAACATCCAGGTCGGGACGGAGAACAATTTTGTCATAGGTTATGATGTTTTTCCAAATCCAACGGACACAAGAACCTTTATCCCTCATCTTGAAAATGTTCAGAATCGATTAAAATGTAAATTTAAAACAGTTATTGCAGATGCCGGTTATGGGAGCGAGGAGAATTATGATTATCTTGAAGAAAAAGAAATTACAGGAATTGTAAAATACCCAAGTTATGAAAAAGAAACAAAGAGGAGTTTCAAGAAGAAAATCTTTAATGCTGAAAACTGGAAGTATGACGCAGAACAGAAAGAATATACCTGTCCGTGTGGAAATCCGGTCCCCTACAAAAAGACCGTAACGAAGAAAAATGAATCGGGCTATATGCAAACTTATGAAGTCTACCGGTGTGATAATTGCGAAGGATGTCCATTCCGAGCACTGTGTACAAAATCTGAATACGGCCGTATGGTTCAGCGAAACGAACACCGGCTTGAACAGAAAGCAAAAGTAAAGGAACTGCTTGCAACATACGAATACAAGAAACTTATGAAGGAGCGTTCTACCGAATGTGAAACGGTTTTTGGACAGATAAAAGGTAATTTACACTTTAGGAGATTTTATCTTCGTGGGAATGAAAAAGTGGGAACCGAATGGGGCTTATTGATGATTGGATAG
- a CDS encoding Txe/YoeB family addiction module toxin, which yields MFRIVYEKQAIKDIADLKAARLDKKAKKLIEIVKNNPFQNPPPFEALVGNLTGLYSRRINIQHRFVYQVYNEHITFENMEYEGAVKIIRMWTHYEDLK from the coding sequence ATGTTTAGAATAGTTTATGAAAAGCAGGCAATAAAAGATATTGCCGATTTAAAAGCAGCTAGACTGGATAAAAAGGCAAAGAAATTAATCGAAATTGTAAAAAATAATCCTTTTCAAAATCCTCCGCCATTTGAAGCGTTGGTTGGAAATTTAACAGGATTGTATTCAAGACGGATAAATATACAGCATCGATTTGTATATCAAGTTTATAATGAACATATTACTTTTGAAAATATGGAATATGAAGGAGCTGTCAAGATAATAAGAATGTGGACTCATTATGAAGACTTAAAATAA